In Amphiprion ocellaris isolate individual 3 ecotype Okinawa chromosome 3, ASM2253959v1, whole genome shotgun sequence, one genomic interval encodes:
- the isg20 gene encoding apoptosis-enhancing nuclease gives MAEPSKRCKASSRGLLSNYRYLCKKAMLLNAMEDARARKKRQQEMIIGGMKIKRQCTHHEPLDANTLIRKTKPSDTDQEKQNPVNSEHKPADVFKHGLSGPVPKAADHHSLLTALRDSWEVDSGFSSEASPPASGRSSPCLSSCPTTVVALDCEMVGTGPRGRCSELARCSILDYHGNVLYDKYVRPCQPVTDFRTRWSGIRRHHLHDATHFAQAREEVLRILEGKVVVGHSIYNDFEALDMVHPGHMVRDTGMTRLLSRLAGFPRERCPSLKILACKLLNRRIQDGRRGHCSVEDARAALDLYKLVEGEWEQELQNKLRDDDAPHEPSFASSKHYMQDEYWPEDVIADSQ, from the exons ATGGCAGAGCCGTCAAAAAGGTGTAAAGCCTCCTCACGGGGGCTTCTTAGTAACTACAGGTATTTGTGCAAAAAAGCCATGCTGCTTAATGCCATGGAGGATGCAAGAGCCAGGAAGAAGCGGCAACAGGAGATGATCATTGGCGGCATGAAGATAAAAAGACAATGCACCCACCACGAACCACTGGATGCAAATACActaatcagaaaaacaaaaccgagTGATACAGACCAGGAGAAGCAAAACCCTGTGAACTCTGAACACAAACCCGCTGATGTATTTAAACATGGACTCTCCGGGCCTGTACCTAAAGCAGCTGACCACCACAGTTTACTCACAGCCCTCAGAGACAGCTGGGAGGTGGACAGTGGTTTCTCCTCTGAAGCCAGTCCTCCAGCCAGCGGTCGCAGCTCACCGTGCCTCAGCTCTTGCCCAACCACAGTGGTGGCGTTGGACTGTGAGATGGTGGGGACGGGGCCCAGGGGGCGTTGCAGCGAGCTGGCCCGCTGCAGCATCCTGGACTACCATGGCAATGTCCTGTATGATAAATATGTCAGACCTTGTCAGCCTGTCACAGACTTCAGGACTCGCTGGAGCGGCATCCGGAGGCATCATCTTCACGATGCCACACACTTCGCTCAGGCCAGAGAAGAG GTCCTCAGGATACTTGAGGGCAAAGTTGTCGTGGGCCACTCCATCTACAACGACTTTGAGGCGCTTGACATGGTCCATCCGGGTCACATGGTCAGAGACACAGGAATGACACGTCTCCTCAGCCGATTGGCCGGTTTCCCCCGCGAACGCTGCCCCTCCCTCAAAATCCTGGcctgtaagctgctgaacaggAGGATTCAG GATGGGAGGAGAGGTCACTGCTCCGTGGAGGACGCTCGGGCTGCCCTCGACCTCTACAAGCTGGTGGAGGGTGAGTGGGAGCAGGAGCTGCAGAACAAGCTGAGAGATGACGACGCTCCACACGAGCCAAGCTTCGCCTCGTCCAAACACTACATGCAGGATGAGTACTGGCCGGAGGACGTCATAGCTGACAGCCAATGA